Proteins from a single region of Streptomyces griseiscabiei:
- a CDS encoding DUF1569 domain-containing protein, translating into MTSLTLVQLTERLRKDLGRPERDLLAPGSAWNLSQTLQHCAQTVRYSVSGYPKLKPALFRATAGALAKWVFLRRGAMKHPLGAEIDGAPPLDPGLPVSEAAAGFTDAVALFTGHTGEHAPHPAYGRCTHDEFARLHTMHLAEHLPGLAHA; encoded by the coding sequence ATGACCTCACTCACCCTCGTCCAGCTCACTGAACGGCTCCGCAAGGACCTCGGTCGCCCCGAGCGTGACCTGCTGGCGCCGGGCAGCGCCTGGAACCTGTCCCAGACACTGCAGCACTGTGCCCAGACCGTCCGCTACTCCGTCTCCGGTTATCCCAAGCTCAAGCCCGCCCTGTTCCGGGCGACGGCAGGCGCTCTGGCCAAGTGGGTCTTCCTGCGCCGCGGAGCGATGAAGCACCCGCTCGGCGCGGAGATCGACGGAGCGCCGCCGCTGGACCCGGGCCTGCCGGTGAGCGAGGCCGCGGCCGGCTTCACGGACGCGGTGGCCCTGTTCACCGGCCACACCGGAGAACACGCCCCCCACCCCGCCTACGGACGCTGCACACACGACGAGTTCGCGCGGCTGCATACCATGCACCTCGCCGAACACCTCCCGGGACTGGCCCATGCCTGA
- a CDS encoding ester cyclase: MVTTVAEVAASDIKALEAFCDRWERAWNEHDGDAAAALCAEDLVYDEPALGETAHGPDSLRAFVTQMAQAFPDYSFTRMGLYGEVTRRAVLVAWRFSGTLAGTGQRVEFHGDDRLELGEDGLIHAYRCLYDHRFVLSQIGRAKAEK; encoded by the coding sequence ATGGTTACCACCGTGGCCGAAGTGGCCGCATCAGACATCAAGGCCCTTGAGGCGTTCTGCGATCGATGGGAGAGGGCTTGGAACGAGCACGATGGCGATGCCGCGGCGGCGTTGTGCGCCGAAGACCTGGTGTACGACGAGCCGGCGCTCGGTGAGACGGCACACGGCCCCGACAGCCTCCGCGCCTTCGTGACGCAGATGGCACAGGCCTTTCCCGACTACTCGTTCACGCGTATGGGGTTGTACGGGGAGGTGACGCGGCGGGCCGTGCTGGTGGCGTGGCGCTTCTCGGGGACCCTCGCCGGCACGGGGCAGCGCGTGGAGTTCCACGGTGACGACCGTCTGGAGCTGGGAGAGGACGGGCTGATCCACGCCTACCGGTGCCTGTACGACCACCGCTTCGTGCTGAGTCAGATCGGCCGCGCGAAGGCCGAGAAGTGA
- a CDS encoding TetR/AcrR family transcriptional regulator, whose protein sequence is MTEPGRTRKPASVRRAEIMEAADAEFARKGLSGAGIEAIAARVGISHPRIVQMFGSKRDLFLQVVHAAYDGIEATFESAEPTLSALGDAYRHLLQSRPTVGLVLLQAYAASGDAVVQESVRRRQLDLQQTITRLTGADPMQVRSFLATGLVLTVSTVLDLPERRTDTEWGAWIIGRTDPPTDEP, encoded by the coding sequence GTGACCGAGCCCGGCCGCACCCGTAAGCCGGCGTCGGTGCGGCGGGCTGAGATCATGGAGGCGGCCGACGCTGAGTTCGCCCGGAAAGGACTGTCGGGGGCGGGCATCGAGGCGATCGCCGCACGGGTCGGCATCTCCCATCCCCGCATCGTGCAGATGTTCGGCTCGAAGCGTGATCTGTTCCTTCAGGTCGTACACGCGGCCTACGACGGGATCGAGGCCACCTTCGAGAGCGCCGAACCGACGCTGAGCGCGCTCGGTGACGCCTACCGGCATCTCCTGCAGAGCCGACCCACTGTCGGCCTCGTCCTGTTGCAGGCTTATGCCGCGTCAGGCGACGCGGTGGTCCAGGAGTCGGTACGGCGGCGCCAGCTCGACCTCCAGCAGACCATCACCCGTCTGACGGGCGCCGACCCGATGCAGGTGCGCTCCTTCTTGGCCACCGGTCTCGTCCTGACGGTCTCCACCGTGCTGGACCTGCCTGAACGGCGCACCGACACGGAGTGGGGCGCCTGGATCATCGGCCGCACGGACCCACCCACCGACGAGCCATGA
- a CDS encoding MaoC family dehydratase: MDRFADVTGDHQWIHLDPNKAAKGPYGTTVAHGYLVPSLVPMLLSEAARTEGLTAAINYGSNKVRCPALTPVNSQVRGMVELTELRRGPQGAQAVLRVTVERRGGDKPVCVAEVVAVLFE; this comes from the coding sequence ATCGACCGTTTCGCCGATGTCACCGGCGATCACCAGTGGATCCACCTCGACCCGAACAAGGCCGCGAAGGGCCCGTACGGAACGACGGTCGCCCACGGCTATCTGGTCCCGTCCCTCGTCCCCATGCTCCTGTCGGAAGCCGCGCGGACCGAGGGGCTGACCGCCGCCATCAACTACGGCAGCAACAAGGTCCGTTGCCCGGCCCTCACACCCGTGAACTCCCAGGTGAGGGGCATGGTGGAGCTGACGGAACTGCGGCGCGGACCGCAGGGAGCCCAGGCCGTCCTCCGCGTCACCGTCGAGCGGCGGGGCGGCGACAAGCCTGTGTGCGTCGCCGAAGTCGTTGCAGTGCTCTTCGAGTGA
- a CDS encoding ISL3 family transposase, giving the protein MRDVNSLVATVFSGLSALVIEDVADDGEMIRVLARTRDVPFPCSMCGVPTGKVHGYHVRTVADVPVDGRRVVVNVRVRRLVCPVLGCRRQTFREQVPGLIERLQRRTTRLTSQVSGVVKELCGRAAARLTRLLAVPVSFATALRVLRAIPPPTLRIPRVIGVDDFALRRRHRYATLIIDAETGERVDVLPDREAATLEAWLHGQKGIEVVCRDGSATYAEAIRRALPDAVQVSDRWHLWRNLCDKVLAEVRAHAPCWATVNPPRPGGVREQTTRERWHKVHALLDSGVGLLDCSRRLNLALNTVKRYARIPEPPADRIAPRYRPTLVDPYRDHLRRRRAEEPAVPVTHLLEEIRKLGYTGSANLLVRYLNQGRAEGDRPVTTPRRVARLLLTHPEHLWTKDTDLLGLLTAACPEMTELARLTGEFAAFLTPAHGNNDKLSRWIATVRTAGLPHLLSFCNGLELDRAAVNAGLTLPHHNGRTEGVNTRTKKIMRQMHGRAGFDLLRHRILLQ; this is encoded by the coding sequence ATGCGAGATGTCAACTCCCTCGTGGCAACGGTGTTCTCAGGGCTCTCAGCGCTGGTCATCGAGGATGTGGCGGACGACGGCGAGATGATCCGGGTCTTGGCCCGAACCCGGGATGTTCCCTTTCCCTGCTCGATGTGCGGGGTCCCGACGGGGAAGGTGCACGGATACCACGTCCGGACCGTTGCGGATGTGCCGGTCGATGGCCGCCGGGTCGTGGTCAACGTCCGGGTACGACGTCTGGTCTGCCCGGTCCTGGGCTGTCGGCGGCAGACCTTCCGCGAGCAAGTCCCTGGGCTGATCGAGCGCCTTCAGCGCCGCACCACGCGTCTGACCAGCCAGGTCTCGGGGGTGGTCAAAGAGTTATGCGGCCGGGCGGCTGCCCGGCTCACCCGGTTACTGGCCGTGCCCGTATCGTTCGCCACCGCCCTGCGGGTGCTGCGGGCAATACCCCCGCCGACGCTGCGGATCCCGAGGGTGATCGGGGTCGATGACTTCGCCCTGCGCCGCCGGCACCGCTACGCCACGCTCATCATCGATGCCGAGACCGGGGAACGCGTCGACGTCCTGCCCGACCGGGAAGCCGCCACATTGGAGGCTTGGCTGCACGGGCAGAAAGGGATCGAAGTCGTGTGCCGGGACGGCTCGGCCACCTACGCCGAGGCGATCCGCCGGGCCTTGCCCGACGCGGTGCAGGTCAGCGACCGCTGGCATCTGTGGCGGAACCTGTGCGACAAAGTTCTGGCCGAGGTCCGCGCCCACGCCCCCTGCTGGGCCACCGTCAACCCGCCCCGGCCCGGCGGCGTCCGCGAGCAGACCACCCGCGAGCGCTGGCATAAAGTCCACGCCCTCCTTGACTCCGGCGTGGGCCTGCTCGACTGCTCCCGCAGACTGAACCTCGCCCTGAATACCGTCAAGCGCTACGCCCGCATCCCTGAACCGCCCGCGGATCGCATCGCCCCCCGCTACCGGCCCACCCTTGTCGACCCCTACCGCGACCACCTGCGCCGACGCCGTGCCGAGGAACCCGCCGTCCCGGTCACCCATCTCCTCGAAGAGATCCGGAAGTTGGGCTATACCGGCAGTGCCAACCTGCTGGTCCGCTACCTCAATCAGGGCCGCGCTGAAGGCGACCGCCCCGTGACAACCCCCCGCCGCGTCGCCCGGCTCCTGCTCACCCACCCCGAGCACCTGTGGACCAAGGACACCGACCTGCTCGGCCTCCTCACCGCGGCGTGCCCGGAGATGACCGAACTCGCCCGACTCACCGGCGAGTTCGCCGCGTTCCTTACCCCGGCCCATGGCAACAACGACAAGCTCTCCCGGTGGATCGCGACAGTCCGCACCGCTGGCCTGCCCCACCTGCTCAGCTTCTGTAACGGCCTCGAACTCGACCGCGCCGCCGTGAACGCCGGCCTCACCCTGCCCCACCACAACGGCCGGACCGAGGGCGTCAATACCCGAACCAAGAAGATCATGCGGCAGATGCACGGCCGAGCAGGATTCGACCTCCTCCGTCACCGCATCCTCCTGCAATGA
- a CDS encoding alpha/beta fold hydrolase, whose protein sequence is MTEHLEIPSASGTFDAIAAGPADGRPVLLLHGFPRTAVLWEEQVAALGDQGFRAVAPDTRGYSPGVRPMRADAYGVSELVGDVLAVADALAWNRFDLVGHDWGGAIAWWTAARHAERLRTLTTVSTPHPNALGEAHRTDDDQRRRSQYQQDWRSPDTEARFLADDAALLRSLYQGKVADHHVDSYVQRLSEPGALSAALNYYRADRPDAAVGKIQVPTLYVWGTEDVALGSTAAHATEKWVSGPYSFHALQGISHWVPDEAPEVLTSLIIDHLNEHAPAL, encoded by the coding sequence ATGACAGAACACCTTGAAATCCCATCGGCTTCAGGCACCTTCGACGCGATCGCAGCAGGACCCGCCGACGGGCGCCCCGTCCTGCTCCTGCACGGCTTTCCCCGGACCGCCGTCCTCTGGGAAGAACAAGTGGCCGCGCTGGGTGACCAGGGCTTCCGCGCGGTCGCGCCCGACACCCGCGGCTATTCGCCAGGTGTGCGCCCGATGCGTGCCGACGCGTACGGGGTGAGCGAACTGGTCGGGGACGTTCTGGCGGTGGCCGACGCACTCGCCTGGAACCGCTTCGACCTCGTCGGACACGACTGGGGCGGCGCCATCGCCTGGTGGACCGCGGCCCGGCACGCCGAGCGACTGCGCACGCTCACCACCGTGTCGACGCCGCATCCCAACGCGCTGGGCGAGGCACATCGCACCGACGACGACCAACGCCGTCGCTCCCAGTACCAGCAGGACTGGCGCAGCCCCGACACAGAGGCCCGCTTCCTCGCGGACGACGCCGCGCTCCTGCGTTCCCTCTACCAGGGCAAGGTTGCCGACCATCACGTCGACTCATACGTACAGCGTCTGTCCGAACCCGGTGCGCTGAGCGCGGCCCTCAACTACTACCGCGCCGACCGGCCTGACGCCGCGGTCGGGAAGATCCAGGTACCCACGCTCTACGTCTGGGGCACCGAGGACGTCGCGCTCGGGTCCACCGCAGCTCATGCCACAGAAAAATGGGTGAGCGGCCCCTACTCGTTCCACGCACTGCAAGGCATCAGTCACTGGGTCCCCGATGAGGCTCCCGAGGTCCTCACCAGCCTGATCATCGACCACCTGAACGAGCATGCACCGGCGCTCTGA